From Candidatus Omnitrophota bacterium, a single genomic window includes:
- a CDS encoding Tex family protein, translating into MNSSHILKVCQELNLREKQVVAAAVLLDEGGTVPFIARYRKEVTGSLDEVAITQIRDRLRQMQELDERRAAILESITKQGKLSDDLKEKINAAQTMTVLEDLYLPYKPKRRTRATIAKEKGLEPLAALIFKQNPDVDPKIEAARFIDPAKGVADIDEALAGSRDIIAEWVNENAQARARIRALYLEKAVLESKVIKGKEQEGVKFKDYYDWKEPVKTAPSHRVLAMRRGEKEEFLMMRITVGEQEALSILHEMFVASPANACSSQVQMAVEDCFKRLLSLSIETEARLLSKQKADEEAIQVFADNLRQLLMASPLGQKNILAMDPGYRTGCKVVCLNAQGKLMHHTVIYVTQSEAEKERAIQTMKKLCQTFDIECIAVGNGTAGRETEAFARFLKLPGIQVVMVNESGASIYSASDAAREEFPDHDVTVRGSVSIGRRLQDPLAELVKIDPKSIGVGQYQHDVDQNKLKNMLDDVVISSVNQVGVEVNSASKQLLMYVSGLGPASAQAIVEHRNTNGAFNAREELKKVPKLGAKAFEQAAGFLRIRGGKSSLDASAVHPESYAIVERMAKDVGASVEDLMKDEKLRQKIDVHKYVSEQVGLPTLLDIKEELAKPGRDPRAKFEVVQFKEGVEKLEDLTPGMELTGIVTNVTAFGAFVDIGVHQDGLVHISEMSDTYIKSPADFLKVQQKVKVKILEVDIARKRISLSMRSKPSVKPQGSKPSPKPFAKPSESEKPVRKSLYRW; encoded by the coding sequence ATGAATTCTTCCCACATCCTCAAGGTTTGCCAGGAACTTAATTTAAGAGAAAAGCAGGTCGTTGCCGCCGCCGTCCTTTTAGACGAGGGCGGCACTGTTCCTTTTATCGCCCGTTACCGCAAGGAAGTCACCGGTTCTTTGGATGAGGTGGCCATCACGCAGATCCGCGACCGCCTGCGGCAAATGCAGGAACTCGACGAGCGCCGCGCCGCCATTCTGGAGTCCATCACCAAGCAGGGCAAACTCTCCGACGATCTGAAAGAAAAGATCAATGCCGCCCAGACCATGACGGTGCTGGAAGACCTGTATCTTCCGTATAAGCCCAAACGCCGCACCCGGGCCACCATTGCCAAAGAAAAAGGTTTGGAACCGTTGGCCGCGCTCATTTTTAAGCAAAATCCGGACGTTGACCCAAAGATCGAGGCCGCGCGTTTTATTGACCCTGCCAAAGGTGTTGCCGATATTGACGAGGCCCTGGCCGGCAGCCGCGACATCATCGCGGAATGGGTCAATGAAAATGCTCAAGCCCGTGCCAGGATCCGTGCCCTTTATCTGGAAAAAGCAGTACTTGAATCTAAAGTCATCAAAGGCAAGGAACAAGAGGGGGTTAAATTCAAGGATTACTATGATTGGAAGGAGCCGGTGAAGACAGCGCCGTCCCACCGCGTTCTGGCCATGCGCCGGGGGGAGAAGGAAGAATTCCTGATGATGCGCATCACCGTTGGTGAACAAGAGGCCCTGTCCATTCTTCATGAGATGTTCGTGGCCAGCCCCGCGAATGCCTGTTCATCGCAGGTGCAAATGGCTGTTGAAGATTGTTTCAAACGGCTTTTGTCTTTGTCCATAGAGACAGAGGCGCGTCTGTTAAGCAAACAAAAAGCCGATGAGGAAGCCATTCAAGTGTTCGCGGATAATTTGCGTCAATTATTGATGGCATCGCCTTTGGGACAAAAGAATATTTTGGCCATGGACCCCGGTTATCGCACGGGGTGCAAGGTGGTGTGTTTGAACGCCCAGGGCAAGTTGATGCACCATACAGTCATTTATGTCACCCAAAGCGAGGCGGAAAAAGAACGCGCCATTCAGACGATGAAGAAATTATGCCAGACGTTTGATATTGAATGTATTGCTGTTGGTAACGGCACAGCCGGCCGCGAGACCGAGGCCTTTGCCCGTTTTTTGAAATTGCCCGGCATCCAGGTCGTGATGGTCAATGAGAGCGGGGCATCCATTTATTCCGCTTCCGACGCGGCCCGTGAAGAATTTCCCGATCATGACGTGACGGTGCGCGGGTCGGTGTCCATCGGCCGGCGCTTACAGGACCCTCTGGCGGAGTTGGTGAAAATAGACCCCAAAAGCATCGGTGTCGGCCAGTACCAGCACGACGTGGACCAGAACAAATTAAAGAACATGCTTGATGACGTGGTGATCAGCAGCGTCAATCAGGTGGGGGTGGAGGTCAACAGCGCCAGCAAACAATTGTTGATGTATGTTTCCGGTTTGGGTCCGGCTTCGGCCCAGGCCATTGTGGAGCATCGCAACACCAACGGCGCGTTCAATGCGCGGGAAGAATTAAAAAAGGTACCCAAATTAGGCGCCAAGGCCTTTGAACAGGCGGCTGGTTTCTTGCGCATCCGCGGCGGTAAAAGCTCGCTTGATGCTTCGGCCGTGCATCCGGAAAGTTATGCCATTGTTGAACGGATGGCTAAAGACGTCGGGGCTTCGGTGGAGGACCTGATGAAGGATGAGAAATTGCGTCAAAAGATCGACGTGCATAAATATGTCAGCGAGCAGGTGGGTCTGCCGACGCTTTTGGATATCAAGGAAGAATTGGCTAAACCCGGACGCGACCCGCGCGCCAAATTTGAAGTTGTACAATTTAAAGAGGGGGTTGAAAAACTTGAGGACCTGACCCCGGGTATGGAGTTGACCGGCATTGTCACCAATGTCACGGCCTTCGGGGCCTTTGTGGACATCGGCGTGCATCAGGATGGGCTGGTGCACATCAGCGAAATGTCCGATACCTATATCAAAAGTCCCGCGGATTTTCTTAAGGTCCAGCAGAAGGTAAAAGTGAAGATTTTAGAGGTGGACATTGCCCGCAAGCGTATTTCCCTGTCCATGCGCAGCAAGCCCAGCGTTAAACCTCAAGGCAGCAAGCCATCGCCTAAGCCGTTTGCTAAACCATCTGAATCGGAAAAACCGGTCCGCAAGTCCCTGTACCGTTGGTAA
- the tadA gene encoding tRNA adenosine(34) deaminase TadA: MTQIDEMFMREALRQAKKAYEADEVPVGAVIVHENKIIARAHNQVETLKDPTAHAEMIAITQATSGLSAKWLRECTLYVTIEPCSMCAGALVLARLKRLCYGAEDPKTGACGSLMNIVRHERLNHRVDVVGGILAGECGAIVSEFFEKKRKAKAVQDN, from the coding sequence ATGACCCAAATTGATGAGATGTTCATGCGGGAAGCATTGCGCCAGGCAAAAAAGGCCTATGAGGCGGATGAAGTTCCCGTCGGCGCGGTGATCGTCCATGAGAATAAGATCATTGCCCGGGCCCATAATCAGGTGGAAACGCTCAAAGATCCCACCGCGCATGCCGAAATGATCGCCATCACGCAGGCGACGAGCGGCTTGTCCGCGAAGTGGTTGCGGGAGTGTACCCTCTATGTTACAATCGAGCCCTGTTCGATGTGCGCCGGGGCGCTGGTGCTGGCCCGTTTGAAGCGTTTGTGTTACGGTGCCGAGGACCCCAAAACAGGCGCATGCGGGTCTTTGATGAACATCGTCCGGCATGAGCGGTTGAACCATCGTGTTGATGTTGTCGGCGGGATCCTGGCCGGCGAATGCGGGGCCATTGTCAGTGAGTTTTTTGAGAAGAAGCGCAAGGCAAAAGCTGTGCAGGATAATTAG
- a CDS encoding ATP-binding protein, translating to MALSEKSSREFLTILSGLAHELDGPLQSVSKSTQKLIDEYKRRDFEYLSYKDFTKIITTLEQMNRQLKRCCAATGRMLVRSSSGSCAVNEVIREIAALLKQQIKAARIKMSLRLAKDIPPVRLGKVECHQVIHNVLVNAMQAMPAGGTVRIRTTRDRSNKRAVVEVQDEGVGITPEHLSKVFEPFFTTKERGFEKSAGLGLSVVHTIVEKAGGGIHIKSSLRTGTVVRIDLPLAVISKP from the coding sequence ATGGCTTTATCTGAAAAATCTTCCCGCGAATTTTTGACCATCCTGTCCGGGCTTGCCCACGAATTGGACGGCCCCCTGCAGTCGGTCAGCAAAAGCACGCAGAAACTCATTGACGAATACAAACGCCGCGATTTTGAATACCTGTCTTATAAGGATTTTACTAAAATTATCACCACCCTCGAGCAGATGAACCGCCAGCTCAAACGCTGTTGCGCCGCCACCGGCCGTATGCTGGTCAGATCGTCCAGTGGCTCCTGCGCGGTCAATGAGGTCATCAGAGAGATCGCTGCTTTGTTAAAGCAACAGATCAAGGCGGCCAGGATCAAAATGTCCCTGCGGTTGGCCAAGGATATCCCGCCCGTCCGTTTGGGGAAGGTTGAATGCCACCAGGTCATCCATAATGTTTTGGTCAATGCCATGCAGGCCATGCCAGCCGGAGGGACAGTGAGGATACGCACGACCCGGGACCGGTCAAATAAGAGAGCGGTGGTCGAGGTCCAGGACGAAGGCGTTGGCATCACCCCGGAACATTTGTCAAAAGTTTTTGAACCGTTTTTTACCACCAAGGAACGCGGTTTTGAAAAAAGCGCCGGTCTCGGCCTTTCCGTGGTCCACACCATCGTTGAGAAAGCGGGTGGCGGTATCCACATCAAAAGTTCTTTGCGCACAGGCACCGTTGTCCGTATTGACCTTCCTTTAGCGGTTATTTCCAAACCCTGA